One genomic segment of Danio rerio strain Tuebingen ecotype United States chromosome 11, GRCz12tu, whole genome shotgun sequence includes these proteins:
- the LOC141376550 gene encoding E3 ubiquitin-protein ligase RBBP6-like isoform X1, translating to MSCVHYRFQSRLTYDSLQFEGLNITVGELKRQIMRRERLKFCQLKISKAQTDEEYTDDDALIPKNMSVIIRRVPAAGLKSSNRRFVGHQAGPSAKSSQTGDSSLLSLEQLLKTENLAEAKASEEDKLKAVMYQSSLCYYSSSEAMTLLGLLPPNYVCFHCGIPGHHIRHCPSKGGSSSAPHKRIRRSTGIPRSFLLEVDDPNRKGVMMDGSGKYVIPIIDAEAYAAEKKKRPSFSCQTKPLPSSSSAGAASSVQDARGKRSRSSSPPETHGDQKRPRH from the exons atgtcttgtgttcattaCAGGtttcagagtcgactcacctacgactcgctccagtttgagggCCTCAACATCACTGTGggagagctgaagcggcagatcatgaggcgcGAGAGGCttaagttctgccagctgaagatcagcaaagcCCAAACTGATGAAG aatacacagatgatgatgctctcatccccaaAAACatgtcggtcatcatcagacgggtcCCTGCTgctggactgaagtcctcaaacagaagatttgttgg ccATCAAGCTGGACCATCAGCTAAATCTTCTCAAACAGGTGattcttcactcctctcactggagcagctgttgaag actgagaatctggctgaggcaaaggcatcagaggaggacaagctaaaagcggtgatgtaccagtccagtctgtgctactactccagcag TGAGGCCATGACACTGCTTGGGCTTCTTCCACCCAACTATGTCTGCTTTCACTGTGGGATCccaggacaccacattaggcactgcccctctAAAGGG ggcagcagctctgctccGCATAAGCGCATCCggaggagcacagggattccccgcagcttcctgttggaggtggacgacccaaaccgaaagggagtcatgatggaCGGCAGCGGcaaatacgtcattcccatcatagacgc tgaggcctatgctgctgagaagaaaaagaggccgtccttctcctgccagaccaagccgctgccctcctcttcctcagctGGTGCAGCATCTTCAGTCCAGGACGCCAGAGGGAAACGTTCCCGTTCCTCATCTCCACCAGAGACGCACGgagaccagaagagaccacgtcactGA
- the LOC141376550 gene encoding E3 ubiquitin-protein ligase RBBP6-like isoform X2, which translates to MSCVHYRFQSRLTYDSLQFEGLNITVGELKRQIMRRERLKFCQLKISKAQTDEEYTDDDALIPKNMSVIIRRVPAAGLKSSNRRFVGHQAGPSAKSSQTGDSSLLSLEQLLKTENLAEAKASEEDKLKAVMYQSSLCYYSSRAAALLRISASGGAQGFPAASCWRWTTQTERES; encoded by the exons atgtcttgtgttcattaCAGGtttcagagtcgactcacctacgactcgctccagtttgagggCCTCAACATCACTGTGggagagctgaagcggcagatcatgaggcgcGAGAGGCttaagttctgccagctgaagatcagcaaagcCCAAACTGATGAAG aatacacagatgatgatgctctcatccccaaAAACatgtcggtcatcatcagacgggtcCCTGCTgctggactgaagtcctcaaacagaagatttgttgg ccATCAAGCTGGACCATCAGCTAAATCTTCTCAAACAGGTGattcttcactcctctcactggagcagctgttgaag actgagaatctggctgaggcaaaggcatcagaggaggacaagctaaaagcggtgatgtaccagtccagtctgtgctactactccagcag ggcagcagctctgctccGCATAAGCGCATCCggaggagcacagggattccccgcagcttcctgttggaggtggacgacccaaaccgaaagggagtcatga